From Lujinxingia vulgaris, a single genomic window includes:
- a CDS encoding transglycosylase domain-containing protein yields the protein MKRTPPAWRSTLKRALLYTFMLALLASFALALWLSRLSARAHANLPPLPDLNAWHPELPGHITTADAWPITSPAPPLPTTYDDLPPLLITTVLAAEDEDFFAHRGYNPRSIARAALVNLRAGEVVQGASTITQQVAKHFLDRQKTTHRKIQELLLARQLEAHYTKPEILAAYLRNVYFGQQAWGITAASHRYFHTSPHNLTPGQMAMLAGILPAPSNYNPVASPEIATQKRNRVLRRLHDIGVIDAATYQREVAAPLDFGGLPTTETSPALRLPEAHADALQHVAEHHPDTDWNEAAQRIVTTHRPALQALARQALQEGVEAHARRQGFPGPVARLKDAPHANPNAPTPAHLFEGLNAATRVTPALVRTVDRRGILLHAPRGELTLPADELRWLGGINPRTDAPRDPHAYLNLLHPGDLVIIHRLSPDAPWQLHAAPRAEGALLLLDHTSGDILASVGSHRLDRSAFNRATRACRQPGSLFKTILFAEALSGSLTLASPLRDIPTTVETRGQPRGWEPRNADADFKGTITALDALVASRNIPAVHLYERLGAPALINRARKMGVTAELDPTASLALGASCVTLPDMARTHASVARGGLTTSSRSIDRIVDLKSGRINDRGHFTSLTASAPARLSRIAAPLNPPEQALGPRANALLHHALTQVATRGTASDLPDGWPLIAKTGTTNEFDAWIAAADPHHTFVVWVGSDKNTEPLGRGEHGGRTALPILADLYPHLENPAITWPERNIPLDEVLIDPDTGLRARPGEPGQPYLFVPGTAPGDFAPTRASRQILRLDAIR from the coding sequence ATGAAGCGTACGCCCCCGGCCTGGCGCTCGACCCTCAAGCGCGCGCTCCTCTACACCTTCATGCTGGCCCTGCTCGCCAGTTTCGCGCTCGCGCTCTGGCTCTCCCGGCTCAGCGCCCGCGCCCACGCCAACCTCCCCCCGCTGCCCGACCTCAACGCCTGGCACCCCGAGCTCCCCGGCCACATCACCACCGCCGACGCCTGGCCCATCACTTCGCCTGCGCCCCCCCTCCCCACCACCTACGACGATCTGCCCCCCCTGCTCATCACCACCGTACTCGCCGCCGAAGACGAAGACTTCTTCGCACACCGCGGCTACAACCCCCGCTCCATCGCCCGCGCCGCCCTCGTCAACCTGCGCGCTGGCGAAGTCGTGCAGGGCGCAAGCACCATCACCCAGCAGGTCGCCAAACATTTCCTGGACCGGCAGAAGACCACCCACCGCAAAATCCAGGAACTCCTCCTCGCCCGCCAGCTCGAGGCCCACTACACCAAGCCCGAGATCCTCGCGGCCTACCTTCGCAACGTCTATTTCGGCCAGCAGGCCTGGGGCATCACCGCCGCAAGCCACCGCTACTTCCACACCTCCCCCCACAACCTCACCCCGGGTCAGATGGCCATGCTCGCCGGCATCCTGCCCGCCCCCAGCAACTACAACCCGGTGGCCTCCCCCGAGATCGCCACCCAGAAACGAAACCGCGTGCTGCGCCGCCTCCATGACATCGGCGTCATCGATGCGGCCACCTACCAGCGCGAAGTCGCAGCCCCTCTGGACTTCGGGGGCCTCCCGACCACCGAGACCTCGCCAGCCCTGCGACTTCCCGAAGCCCACGCCGACGCCCTACAGCACGTCGCCGAACACCACCCCGACACCGACTGGAATGAGGCCGCACAGCGCATCGTCACCACCCACCGCCCCGCCCTGCAGGCCCTGGCCCGTCAGGCCTTGCAAGAGGGCGTCGAAGCCCACGCCCGCCGCCAGGGTTTTCCTGGCCCGGTTGCACGTTTAAAAGACGCCCCACACGCCAACCCCAACGCCCCCACTCCCGCGCACCTCTTCGAGGGTCTCAACGCCGCGACTCGAGTTACCCCGGCGCTCGTCCGCACCGTCGACCGCCGCGGCATCCTCCTGCACGCCCCCCGGGGTGAGCTCACCCTCCCCGCAGACGAGCTCCGCTGGCTCGGCGGCATCAATCCCCGCACCGACGCGCCACGCGACCCACACGCCTACCTGAACCTCCTCCACCCCGGCGATCTCGTCATTATCCACCGCCTGAGCCCCGACGCCCCCTGGCAGCTTCACGCCGCCCCCCGCGCCGAAGGCGCCCTGCTCCTTCTCGACCACACCAGCGGCGACATCCTCGCCAGCGTCGGCAGCCACCGCCTCGATCGCAGCGCCTTTAACCGCGCCACGCGCGCCTGCCGCCAGCCCGGAAGTCTGTTTAAAACCATCCTCTTCGCCGAAGCCCTCTCCGGCTCCCTCACCCTGGCAAGCCCCCTACGCGACATCCCCACCACCGTGGAAACCCGCGGCCAGCCTCGAGGATGGGAGCCCCGCAACGCCGACGCCGACTTCAAAGGCACCATCACCGCCCTCGACGCCCTGGTCGCAAGCCGCAACATCCCCGCCGTACACCTCTACGAGCGCCTGGGAGCCCCCGCGCTCATCAACCGCGCCCGAAAGATGGGCGTCACCGCCGAGCTCGACCCCACCGCCTCACTGGCCCTGGGCGCAAGCTGCGTCACCCTCCCCGACATGGCCCGCACCCACGCAAGCGTCGCCCGCGGCGGCCTGACCACCTCCAGCCGCAGCATCGACCGCATCGTCGACCTCAAAAGCGGCCGCATCAACGACCGCGGCCACTTCACCTCCCTCACAGCCTCCGCCCCGGCGCGCCTCTCCCGCATCGCCGCCCCCCTCAACCCTCCCGAGCAGGCCCTGGGCCCCCGCGCCAACGCCCTGCTGCATCACGCGCTCACGCAGGTCGCCACCCGCGGCACCGCCTCAGACCTCCCCGACGGCTGGCCCCTGATCGCCAAAACCGGAACCACCAACGAATTCGACGCCTGGATCGCCGCCGCCGATCCCCACCACACCTTCGTGGTCTGGGTCGGCAGCGACAAAAACACCGAACCCCTGGGCCGCGGCGAACACGGCGGCCGCACAGCCCTCCCCATCCTGGCCGACCTCTACCCCCACCTCGAAAACCCCGCCATCACCTGGCCCGAGCGCAACATCCCCCTCGACGAAGTCCTCATCGACCCTGACACCGGCCTGCGCGCCCGGCCCGGCGAACCCGGCCAGCCCTACCTATTCGTGCCGGGCACCGCTCCGGGCGACTTCGCCCCCACCCGCGCATCCCGCCAGATTCTGCGCCTTGATGCGATTCGCTAG
- a CDS encoding phosphomannomutase/phosphoglucomutase — protein sequence MNAEIFRAYDIRGIADTDLNDDLVCDIGRAFATMVTRRTQSAPRIGVGRDARRSSDRIFDALQRGMREAGAHVVSLGVVPTPLVYFAAVTSEFHGAVQITGSHNPGEYNGFKMMIGKETLHGDTIQELRRLIEARDFTSGDDLSCSAMPDLRKNYVEWVRDNINMGQRKLHIAVDSGNGVAGIIAPELLRDAINARVEELYSEPDGTFPNHHPDPTVPENLVDLIDRVKTLGCDFGVAYDGDGDRIGVVDEKGQIIWGDRLMILFARQVLKDNPGATIIGEVKCSQTLFDDIKAHGGEPVMARVGHSLIKAKIQETNAHLAGEMSGHIFFNDRFFGFDDALYATCRLAEILSNTDKTLSELLADVPQTHVTPEIRRDCSEQLKFRVPGLVAQHFSTEFETNTIDGVRVKFPHGWGLVRASNTQPVLVMRAEGNSPETRDAYLKLLDDAVADAKRQLAQ from the coding sequence ATGAACGCCGAGATCTTTCGCGCTTACGACATCCGTGGCATCGCCGACACCGATCTAAACGACGACCTCGTCTGCGACATCGGACGCGCTTTCGCCACCATGGTCACTCGCCGCACCCAGAGCGCCCCGCGCATCGGCGTCGGCCGCGACGCGCGCCGCTCCTCCGATCGCATCTTCGACGCGCTCCAGCGCGGCATGCGCGAGGCCGGCGCCCACGTCGTCAGCCTGGGCGTAGTGCCCACCCCGCTGGTCTACTTCGCCGCCGTCACCTCCGAGTTCCACGGCGCCGTGCAAATCACCGGCAGCCACAACCCCGGGGAGTACAACGGCTTTAAGATGATGATCGGCAAAGAAACCCTCCACGGAGACACCATCCAGGAGCTGCGTCGCCTCATCGAAGCCCGCGACTTCACCTCCGGCGACGACTTGAGCTGCTCGGCCATGCCCGATCTTCGCAAAAACTACGTCGAGTGGGTCCGCGACAACATCAACATGGGCCAGCGCAAGCTCCACATCGCCGTCGACTCCGGAAACGGCGTCGCCGGCATCATCGCCCCCGAACTTCTGCGCGACGCCATCAACGCCCGCGTCGAAGAGCTCTACTCCGAGCCCGACGGCACCTTCCCCAACCACCACCCCGACCCCACCGTCCCCGAGAACCTCGTCGACCTCATCGATCGCGTCAAAACGCTCGGCTGCGACTTCGGCGTGGCCTACGACGGCGACGGCGACCGCATCGGCGTCGTCGACGAAAAAGGCCAGATCATCTGGGGCGACCGCCTCATGATCCTCTTTGCCCGCCAGGTCCTCAAAGACAACCCCGGCGCCACGATCATCGGCGAGGTGAAGTGCTCACAGACCCTCTTCGATGATATTAAGGCGCATGGTGGTGAGCCGGTGATGGCCCGGGTGGGCCACAGCCTCATCAAAGCCAAAATCCAGGAGACCAACGCGCACCTGGCCGGCGAGATGAGCGGTCATATCTTCTTCAACGATCGCTTCTTCGGCTTTGACGATGCGCTCTACGCCACCTGCCGCCTGGCCGAGATCCTCTCCAACACCGACAAGACCTTAAGCGAGCTCCTGGCCGACGTGCCCCAAACCCACGTCACCCCCGAGATCCGCCGCGACTGCTCCGAGCAGCTCAAGTTCCGCGTCCCGGGCCTGGTCGCCCAGCACTTCTCCACCGAGTTTGAGACCAACACCATCGACGGCGTGCGCGTCAAATTCCCCCACGGCTGGGGCCTGGTCCGTGCCAGCAACACCCAGCCCGTGCTCGTGATGCGCGCCGAGGGCAACTCCCCCGAGACCCGCGACGCCTACCTCAAGCTCCTCGACGACGCCGTCGCCGACGCCAAGCGCCAGCTCGCTCAGTAA
- a CDS encoding bifunctional riboflavin kinase/FAD synthetase: MTRVYTTIEEAGAELERSVVTIGNFDGMHRGHQAIFAQVKEQAAQLGATPVAMTFDPHPVAFFRPEAAPAKLSVAPQKYALMGSYGVEAVVALRFDKALASMSPQAFIEEVLVEGLGAVEVVVGEDFRFGHQREGTTELLREQGERFGLKVVVPKLVEVEGEVVSSTRVRALVASGELEAVRRLLGRPHRLAGEVVHGEARGRALGFPTANLEVAEGMALPPDGVYATRLAVGGAGGGWQAITNIGTRPTFGGGARTVETFVLEEGVEEELDLYGEEVMLSLYRHVRPEMKFESPAALVAQIQDDVAQVRAYFEEGGDA; the protein is encoded by the coding sequence ATGACGCGAGTGTACACGACGATCGAGGAGGCCGGCGCCGAGCTGGAGCGCTCGGTGGTGACGATAGGCAACTTTGATGGGATGCACCGCGGGCATCAGGCCATCTTTGCGCAGGTCAAGGAGCAGGCCGCGCAGCTGGGGGCGACGCCGGTGGCGATGACCTTTGATCCGCATCCGGTGGCGTTCTTCAGGCCGGAGGCAGCGCCCGCAAAACTCAGCGTGGCGCCGCAGAAGTACGCGCTGATGGGGAGCTACGGGGTGGAGGCGGTGGTGGCGCTGCGCTTTGATAAGGCGCTGGCCTCGATGAGTCCGCAGGCGTTTATCGAAGAGGTGCTTGTCGAGGGGCTGGGGGCGGTGGAGGTGGTGGTCGGCGAAGATTTTCGTTTCGGGCATCAGCGCGAGGGGACGACGGAGCTTTTGAGGGAGCAGGGGGAGCGTTTCGGGCTGAAGGTGGTGGTGCCGAAGCTCGTGGAGGTGGAGGGGGAGGTTGTCAGCTCGACGCGGGTGCGCGCGCTGGTGGCTTCGGGAGAGCTTGAGGCTGTGCGCCGTCTGCTGGGGCGGCCTCATCGGCTGGCTGGCGAGGTGGTGCATGGGGAGGCGCGGGGGAGGGCGTTGGGGTTTCCGACGGCGAACCTGGAGGTGGCCGAGGGCATGGCCCTGCCGCCGGACGGGGTGTATGCCACGCGCCTTGCCGTGGGCGGCGCCGGTGGGGGCTGGCAAGCGATCACCAATATCGGGACGCGACCGACCTTTGGGGGCGGGGCGCGCACGGTGGAGACCTTTGTGTTGGAGGAGGGGGTGGAGGAAGAGCTCGACCTCTACGGGGAGGAGGTGATGCTCTCGCTTTATCGTCATGTGCGCCCGGAGATGAAGTTTGAGTCGCCTGCGGCGCTTGTGGCGCAGATTCAAGACGATGTGGCGCAGGTGCGCGCCTATTTTGAGGAGGGCGGCGATGCCTGA